The DNA window CGTGACACGGGACAGGGACGCCGGACTGGGCACGCGGTTCGCTCGGCTATGGGCGGCCAGCACCCTCTCCGCCCTGGGCAGCGGCCTGGCCACCGTCGCCGCGCCGCTCTTCGTCGCCTCGCGGACGGACGACCCGCTCGTGGTGGCTGCGGCATCCGCCGTGGCCTGGCTGCCCTGGTTGCTCTTCGCGCTGCCCGGCGGAGTGCTGGTGGACCGGATGGACCGACGTCGTTTGATGATCGTCATCGACCTGGTGCGAGTGGTCGCGCTGGCCGTGCTGGCCGCTGCGATCATGACCGGGACAGCCGGCGTGGTGCTGCTGTACGCGGTGCTGTTCGTGGTCAACACCGGTGAGATCGTGTTCCGTGCGGCCAGCCAGGCCATGCTCCCGACCGTGGTGCCCCGGCACCGTCTGGAGCGCGCCAACGGCTGGCTCGGCGGCGGCACCACCCTCATGCACGGCATGCTCGCCGGGCCGCTGGGCGGTCTCCTGTTCGTGCTCGCGGCGAGCAGCCCGTTCCTGGTCAACGCCGTCACGTACGCCCTCAGCGCGGTGCTGGTGGCGCTCATCGGAGGCGATTTCCGGGCCGCCGCCACCGACGTGAGCGCACGCCGGACCCGCTCGATCCGGGGGGAGATCGTCGAAGGGCTGCGCTGGCTGGCCCACCAGCGGCTGCTCCGGACGATGGCCGTGCTCATCGGCCTGCTCAACGTGACCCTGACCGCCGCGCTGGCGGTGCTGGTGCTGCTCGCCGACGAGCGACTGCGGCTCGGGTCCGTCGGCTACGGGCTGCTGTTCACCTGCATGGCCTGCGGCGGGGTGCTCGGCGCGCTCCTCGGCGATCGGCTCATCGCCTGGTCCGGCGCCACCTGGACGATACGGATCGGCCTGCTGATCGAGGCGGGGCTGCACCTGGCGCTGGCCGCCTCCCGCAGCACGGTCGTGGTCGGGTTCGCGCTCTTCGCCTTCGGCGTACACAGCGCACTGTGGAACATCGTGGCGAACTCGCTGCGCCAACGGCTCACCCCGCCGGCGCTGCAGGGCCGGGTGGCCAGCACCACGCTCTTCGTGGCGGCGGGCGGCAACTGCGTGGGTGCCCTGCTCGGCGGTCTGCTCGCCGCCCGGTTCGGCATCACCGCGCCGTACTGGGTCGGACTGGTGGTGGCGATCGGCGTCTCCGCCGCCACCTGGCGGGTCTTCACCCGCGCGGCGGTCGCCCGCGCCTACGCCGACCCGCCCCCGGCCGTACCCGAGCCCGCCCGGGCGGGTTGACGACGCGCCGCGTCGGTGGCGGCGCGTGCTGTGGTGGGCAGGTGTGGCAGCGTGGGGTGGTGACCGAACGCGCGCCGCTGGACGTCGACCTCGCGCTGCTCGGCGGCGGCGGCGCCGCGTCGCTGCTGCTCGCCGCGCTGGACCGGCACGGCGTACGCGACCTGCGGATCGCGGTCGTCGACCCGGTGCGCCGGCGCGGCCAGGACCGCACCTGGGCGTTCTGGGGCCGCCCGGACAGTGACCTGGACCCGCTACTCAGCGCGAGCTGGCGACAGGTCGAGGTGGCCACGCCGGCGCGGCGTCGGGTGCTGGACCTGGCCCCGCTGCGGTACGCCATGCTCCGCTCCGGCCCGGTCTACGACCGGGCTGCCGAGGCCGAGCGCCGCCTCGGCGCCACCCGGATCGTCGCGCCCGCCGAGTCGGTGGCCGACGACGGCACGCGGGTGGTGGTGCGCACCGGCGCCGGGCCCACCGTCCGGGCCGGCTGGGTGCTCGACTCCCGGCCCCGCCCACCGGCCCGACCCGGGCGGACCACCTGGTTGCAACACTTCCGGGGCTGGTGGCTCGAAGCCGACCGGCCGGTGTTCGACCCGGCGCGGGCGGTGCTGATGGACTTCCGCACCCCGCAGCCATCCCGGGGCGTCTCGTTCGGGTACGTGCTCCCGGTGAGCGACCGCTACGCCCTGGTCGAGTACACCGAGTTCTCGCCGGCCCTGCTCACCGATTCCGGGTACGACGCGGCGCTGGCCGGCTACCGGGACCTGCTCGGGCTCGACCCGGTCGGGCTGCGGGTGCGCGAGGTGGAGAACGGGGTGATTCCGATGACCGACGCGCCGTTCCCGGCCCGGCCCTCGCCCCGGGTGGTTCGCCTCGGCACGGCCGGCGGCGCGACCCGCCCCTCCACCGGCTTCACTTTCTCCGCGATGTACCGCCAGGCCGACCAGGTGGCCCGCGCCCTCGCCGCCGGCCGGCCGCCGGTGCCCGCGCCGGCGTACCCGCGCCGGCACCGCTGGATGGACGCGGTCGCGCTGCGCGCGCTGGACCGGGGCGGTGTCGGCGGCCCGGACTTCTTCGACCGGCTCTTCGACCGCAACCCGGCCGAACGGGTGCTGCGCTTCCTTGACGGCGTCACCACCCCCGCCGAGGAGGTCGCGGTGATGAACTCCACCCGGCTGCTGCCGATGATCGCGGCCACCGCCGGCGACGCGGCGGACCGGGTCCGCGACCGGCTGCGCCCGACCCGACCCGCCCCGGCCATCCCGGCAGCCGTGGTGGGCGTCCCGCCCTCCGGCGGAGCGGGCGATGCCGTGCCGGACGTCGCCGGATCGGAGCCCGGCGTGCCGCCCCGCTGACCGGGCGGGTCAGCGCTGGGCGGTCACCGCATCACGGATCAGGACCCGCAGGTCCTCCATCGGGTCACCGTCGCCGGCCCCGAGCAGCGTCTTCGTCGCCGCGACCGTCAGCCCCAGCTCCGGATAGGCGTACGCAAGGCTGCCACCGCTGCCAGCCGCGCCGAACGCCCCGTCGGAGTCCACCGCGTACCCGAGGCCCCAGGTCGTCTCCTGCCCGAACACCCACTCCCGACCCGGGCCGGCGGGCGTGGTTGCGGTGCGCAGCCGCGCCGGCGAGATCAGCCGAACGCCGTCCACCTCGCCGATCAGCGCGGCGAGCATCCGGGCCGCCGCGCGGGCGGTCATGGTGCCGGTGGCCGGCACATCGGCGGTGAGGACGTCGGCGCGGCTGCCGATCTCCGCGCCCGGCCGGACGCCGGGCGGGGCGACCCGGTCGAAGTTCGGCAGGTTGGCGCTGGCGTAGTCGAACAGCGCCGACAGGTTGCGGTCCTCGACCCGGGCCAGCCGCCCCAGCTCGGCCGCGGGCACCCCGACGTACAGCTCGCCCGGCACTCCGAGCGGGCCGGCCACGTCCTCGGCGAGGACCTGCGAGACGCGCCGGCCGGTCACCCGGCGGACCACTTCGCCGACCAGCCAGCCGAAGGTCCACGCGTGGTACGCCTTCACCTCGCCGGGCGGGGCGATCGGCTCAGCGTCGGCGACCATCGCGCACATCCGGTCCCAGTCGGTGAAGTCCTCCGGCGTCACGTCCGCCGGCAGGGCGGGCACGCCAGCGGTGTGGGTGAGCGCGTGCCGCAGGGTGACCCCCTCCTTGCCGTGCCGGGCGAACTCCGGCCACACCTCGACGATCCGCAGGTCGTAGTCCAGTTCGCCGTGCTCGGCCAGCACGTGCACCACGGTCGCGGTGAGCGCCTTGCCCGTCGACACGCTCCAGACGGGGGTGTCGGCGGTCAGCGGCCGGCCGGTGGTCCGGTCGGCGGCCCCGGCGTGCACCTCCAGGATCGCCTCGCCGTCGAGGTACGCGGCGACCTGCACGCCACCTTCCCGCCCGGCGGCGATCAGTTCGTCGATCCGCCGCCGCACCTCGGCCCGCAGGCCGTCCCAGTCTCCGCCCATGGTGATCGACTCTGGCAGACCGCGCCGGGGCGGCGCGCGGGATTTTCGGCCGGCGCCGGTCCGGCGTGGCGGCCCCCGAGCGCGGGGCGCGGCGTCGCCGCCCGGTAGGTTGCCAGGCATGGTGGACGCGGCGGCCGGCAGAGGTGTGCAGATCTGGACCGACGGGGCGTGCAGCGGCAACCCCGGACCGGGCGGTTGGGGCGCCCTGCTGCGCTACGGCGACCACGAGCGGGAGCTGTGCGGCGGTGAGGCCACCCCGACCACCAACAACCGGATGGAGCTGATGGCGGCCATCCAGGCGTTGGAGAGCCTGACCCGGCCGGTCACCGTGGAGCTGCACACCGACAGCACGTACGTGCGCAACGGCATCACCAGCTGGCTGGCGTCCTGGAAGCGCAACGGCTGGCTCACCGCCGCGAAGCAGCCGGTGAAGAACGCCGACCTGTGGCAGCGGCTGGAGGCGGCCTGCGAGCGGCACCAGGTCACCTGGCTGTGGGTCAAGGGGCACAACGGGCACCCGGAGAACGAGCGGGCCGACGCGCTGGCCAACAAGGGCATGACCGAGGCGCGGGCAGCCGCGCTGGCCAGCCGCTGAACCGACGCTGAGCCCGCGTCAGCGGGTCGCGTCCGGATGCCCGGGCATGTTGGACCCGCCACCGCTGCTGCCGGAGGAGCCCCCGGCGACACCCGAGTTGTCGTCCTCGGTCACGATGTCCGGCCGTACGTCGGTGCCCTCCGGCGCCGGGACCTCGGTGTCCGCCTCGACCTGCACCAACCGGGCCTGCCCGGCCTCGTCCTCGCTGTGCTGCGGGTCGCCCGGCAGCTCACCGTCGCGCTTTCGGAAACCCACGCCGTGCCCCCCGTCGGTGCCGTTCCGCGTCGGCGGTGGCTACCCGGCGTCGTCACCGGCGAAACCTCGCCCGACCGTGGCGACCGGGGGTTGCTTGGCCGCGCTCCCGTCCGGCGCGGCGGACGCCAGGCGCAGGGTGCGGCGACGGATGAGCGCGACGACCAGGGCCAGCGCCAGCGCGCCGGAGACCACCAGGAACGCCGGGGTGTTGCCAAGGTGGTCGTTGACCGCGCCGCTGGTCGACGAGCCGACGGCGATACCCAGCTGCCCGGCGGTCTGCAACCAGCCGTACGTCTCGGCGAGCCGGGTCGCCGGGGTGGACAGGGCCAGGATCTCGTCGGTGACCGCCAGGAACGGCGCCAGCGCGAGCCCGAAGACCGCCAGCGCCACGGCCATCTGCGGCACGGACCGGGGCAGCAGCAGCGCGAGCGAGGTGGCGGCCAACGTGCCGACCAGTGCCAGGTACGCCCCGGCGGGGCTGCCGGGCCGGCCGAGGCGGGCCAGCAGCAGGCCACCGGCCAGGCTGCCCACCGACCACACGGTGACCAGCAACCCGGCCTGCTCCGGATGCCCGACCGCGCTGGCGAAGGCGGGGACCAGCACCCACATGGCGCCGATGCCGACCATGTAGCCGACGTGGGTGGCCAGGACGGTGCGGCGGATGGCCCGACCGGGGGCCGCGGACCGGCTCCCCGCGGGTCGGCATCGCGGCGAGGTGTCACGACGGCGGTGCCGACCAGCCCGGCGGTGCCGATCGCGGCGAAGGTCACCAGCGCCCCGGCCGGACCGCCGATCAGCAGGCTCAGCGTCACCGCGAGCGGGCCGCCCACGTAGAGCAGCTCCTGCCCGACCGCGTTGACGGCGTACGCGCGACTCAACGCGGGGGAGGGAACCATCCGGGCGAGCTGGGCGCGCCCGCTGCCCATCGCCGGTGGGGTGCTGAGCCCGGCCGCGGTGGCCAGCGCGACGAACGCCACCGGACTGGTGACCACCGCCAGCCCGAGCAGGGCGAGCAGGTGGACGAGGCCGGTGGCGAGCAGCACCGGCCGGTCGTCGAGCCGGCCCAGTAGCCGGCCGACCAGCGGTGCGGTGAGTGCCAGCCCGATCCCGCAGCCGGCGCTGGCCGCCCCGGCCGTGGCGAAACTGCCGGTGTTCTCGTGACCGAGCAGCACGACGAGCAGCTGGCGCATGGCGACCGGTAGCTGCGCCACGGTCATCAACACGATGAGCAGCGCCGCCCGCCGGGGTAGATTCATGACTTATGAATCTACCCGAGGAGAGCTCTGCCAACCTGCTCGGTGCGCTCGCACTGCTCGCCGGCTCCCGGATGCGCGCCTCGGTCAACGCATCGATCGGGGCCAGCGGCGCACTCGCGGAGGCGCTCGTCGTCCTCAAGGACCAGCCGGGAGTGACGGCCGAGTGGCTGGGCCAGGTGCTGGGGCTCACTCAGCCCGGTGCCGCGCACCTGGTCCGGCGGCTGCGGGAGCAGGGCTGGGTGGAGCGGCGGGCCGGCGCCGACGCGCGCAGCCGAGCGCTGCACCTCACGCCGGAGGGCGCGAGCGCCGCCGCCCGGATCCTGCGCGCCCGGGCGGAGGCGCTGACCGCTCTGCTCGCCCCGCTGACCGCCGAGCAACGCCTCCAGCTCGCCGACATCGCCCGGGCCCTGCTGCACGACGAGGTGACGGACGCCCGCAGCCTCGCGCACCTGTGCCGGCTCTGCGACCGTGCCCGCTGTCCGCAGTGCCCGGTCCACGCCGGCTTCCAGGAGCGGTCCGCCGACTGACGCCACGTGCCATGGCCGAGCCGACCGACGCGGCGGCGCCGCGTCAGCGGCGCCGACCCCGGCGGGTGGGGACGGCGGCGCGGGCCGGCCGGCGGACCGGGGTGAGCGTCAGCGCCGTCCAGTGCGCCGGCCGGGTGAGCGTCGCCGGCAGCCCGGTGCGCGCGTCACCACGAGCGGCGTCCAGCTGGGCCTGGTGCAGGAAGAGGGTGGCCCGCAGGTCCGCGCCGCGCAGATCGGCGCCACGCAGGTCCGCGCCCGTGACGTCGGCCAGGCTCAGGTCGACACCGCGCAGGTCCGCACCGATCAGCAGCGCCCCGCGCAGGTTGGCCCGGCGCAGGTCCACCCCGCGCAGGTCCGCCCCCAGCAGCTGGGCACCCCGGCGGTCGGGGCCGGCGGTGCCGCCCCGGGATCGGGCCGCGTCCCCGGCCCGCGACAGCAGCGGGTTGACCCGGTCGCGGTGCGCGGCCACGTCCACCGCGCGCAGCTGCGCCGGGTCGCCCCCGGTGAGCGCCGCCGTCTCGGCGCGGGCGCGCTCCAGCTCGACGCGCAGCTCGGCCGGCGGGCGCAGCGCCAACGCCTCGGTGAGATACCAGAGCAGCTCGTGCAGCGGGCGCAGCACGGTGAACGCCGCGGCCATCTCCGGCAGCGTCTCCGGTGCGGCCCGCCAGTCCCGCCCACCGAAGGTCACCTGGGCGACCTGCTGGCCGGCGCCGAAGCAGTCGAACACCGTGCAGCCGGGAAACCCCCGCTCCCGCAGCTCGGTGTGGATGCCGCAGCGGTGGTCGGGACGCAGGTTGGCGCAGGGCTGACCGGCCGGCTTGTCGACGGCGAAGTCCGCCGACGCGGCGAAGGCGGGCACCACGCAGCACAGCCCGAAGCAGCGCCCACAGTCGGCGCGCAGCTGCGTCGGCCCGGACGGGGAAGCGGGGCTGGGCGACACGCGGGCGGTCCTCCTGACGATCGGGCACGGCGACCACCATTGTCGCGCGCGCCGCCCCGACCGAGCGGGTCGGGGTCACCGTCTGTGCCTGTCACTGCCCGCCGCGGAGCGGGGTACGGGGGCCGCCCGGCTGCTGCGGCGCCAACCGGCGGATCGCCCGCTCCCCGTTGCCGGGCCCGTACTTCTGGTCGAAGTGCCGGACCACGGTGGCAGCCGGCGTACGGTCTCCATCGGCCGGCTCGGCCAGGGCGAACACTCCCGGCGCCGCCCCGGGCGCCCGTGGCGGCAGCACGGCCCGCACGGTCAGCGGCCGGGCCAACCGGAACGCGTGGCAGTCGACGTAGTGCTGCCCGTCCACCGTCACGTAGGGCACCTGCACCTCGACCACGTCGGAGTCGTCGTGGCGCAGCGTGACCGTGACCGACCAGTACCGTTCCAGGTCCAAGGTCGCCTGCTCGTGCTCCCACAGCTCCTCGAACCGGGCGTGCACGAACCCGCCCCACGGGCTGTCCATGTCCACCTCGAGCTGGGGCACGTTGAACGACAGCTTTCCGATCGGGAAGAACGAGATCAGCGCCCGACCGTCCCACTGGTAGAGCTGGATCGACGGGGAGGCGTCGTAGAGCCGGACCTGCAACCGGTGCCGCAGCCGGGGTTCGAGGGCGTCGGAGAAGGCGGCCAGGTGGCGCAGGTTGGTGCGGATCTGCCGCGGCACGTTCACCCGCTGCCGTTCCAGCTCCTCGGAGCGCTGCTGCGCGGCGGTGCAGTCCGGGTCGAGCAGGAGCAACTGCACCTGGGAGCCGTTGGCCAGCGCTGCGCGGACCGCCCCCAGCGTCTCCTCGCGGTGGCGCTGCTCCAGCAGGATCGTCCAGGTGTCGAGGATCCGTACCCGGCGGCCGGCGCGGTGCAGCCGCGCCACGAACGCCTGCTGATCGAAGCTCAGGTGCTCCTGCACCCGCGCCTTGCGGGCCTCCTCGAACAGCGGGTCGAAGATGACGTACGAGATGGCCGCGAGCACCACGCTGGCGCCGAGGTTGAGCAGCAGGTCGCTGAGGAAACCCGCGCTGCGCCAGGCGGCCAGCAGCATCACGGCGGCGATGCCGAGCAGCGCCCCACCGACGACGAAGGCGCGCCGTTGCCGGCCGCCCCGACCAGCCCACCTGGGCATCCGGTCCCCCTCCGTCGCCGGCCGGCCTCACCGCCGCCGCTGATCACCGGAATGGGGAAGGATACGTGCCCGGTTTGCCGCTCGCTGTCCCGTTCGAGACCGAGGGTGTCTTCCGCCGGCGATCAGACCGACCGCCAGTCGTCGGTGGTCAGCGCGGCGGCCTGCGGGCCCATCAGCAGCATGCCGCCGTCGACCGGCCAGGAGGCCCCGGTGACGTAGCTGGCGGCGGGGGAGGCGAGCAGCGCGACCACGGCGGCGACCTCCCGGGCGTCGCCCGGCCGCCCCACCGGTACGCCGGGACGCTCCAGGGTGAACGGGTCGACGTCCTCCTGACCGGTCATCGGCGTGGCGATCTCGCCCGGGGCGACCGCGTTGACGGTGATCCCGTCCGCAGCCAACTCCTGTGCCATCACTTGGGTGAGCAGCCCCAGCCCACCCTTGGCGGCACAGTACGCGGCCGAGCCGACCCGGGGCGCGTGCTCGTGCACGCTGGTGATGTTGATGATCCGCCCGCCGGCGCCGGTGGCCCGCATCCGCCGCGCGGCCCGCTGCGCACACAGGAACGGCGCGTCCAGGTCGACGGCGAGCACCTCGCGCCACTGCTCCCACCCGGTGTCGACGAATGGAGCCGACGCGCCGGTGCCCGCGTTGTTGACCAGCACCCCGATGCCGCCCAGCCGGTCGGCCAACTCGTCCACCACCGCCGCCGCCTCCGGCAGCCGGGTCAGGTCCACCTCGGCGACCTCGCAGCGCCGCCCGGTGGCGCGGACCTCGGTGGCGGTCCGCTCCGCGCCGTCCGGGTCGCCGTACCAGGTGATGCCGATCTCGAAGCCGGCCTCGGCCAGGGCGACCGCGCAGGCCTTGCCGATGCCGGAGTCCGCGCCGGTGACGACCGCGATTCGCGGGTAGTTCTCGTATCGCTGGGGCATGCTCCCGCACTACCCGGACCGGACCGACCCCAATCGGGTGTAGCAGTGGGCGCGGCGGGTAGCCGCCGGGTATGGAACTGGTCCAGGAGTCGCCGTACCGGTTCCGGATCGACCGGGAGGCGCCGATGCAGGTGCCCGGGGTCGTGTTCGCCGTGCCGGAGCTGCTGCCCGACGTCGGTGCCGACCGGTCGCTGGACCAGGTGGCGAACGTGGCCACGCTGCCCGGCATCGTGGAGGCGTCGTACGCCATGCCCGACGTGCACTGGGGTTACGGCTTTCCGATCGGTGGCGTCGCGGCCACCGACGTCGCCGCCGGCGGTGTGGTCTCGCCCGGCGGGGTGGGCTTCGACATCTCCTGCGGGGTCCGACTGCTCACCGCCGAGCTGGACCGGGCGGAGCTTCCCCGGGTCATCGACGCGCTGATGGACGGTCTGGATCCGGCCATCCCGCGTGGCATGGGCCGGGGCGCGGTCTGGCAGCTCGCGGACCGCGCCGAGCTGGACGCGGTCCTGCGCGGAGGCTCCCGGTACGCCGTCGAGCAGGGGTACGGGGTGCCCCGGGACCTGGCCCGCTGCGAGGACGGCGGCGCGGTGACCGACGCCGATCCGGCGCAGGTCAGCGAGCGTGCCGTGCAGCGGGGGCAGGGCCAGGTCGGCAGCCTCGGCTCCGGCAACCACTTCCTCGAGGTGCAGGCCGTCGAGGAGGTGTACGACGAGCCGGTCGCCGCCGCGTTCGGGCTGCGCCAGGGGCAGGTCTGCGTCATGATCCACTGTGGCTCCCGCGGGCTGGGTCACCAGATCTGCACGGATTACGTGCGGGTCATGGAGCGGGTGATGCCCCGGCACGGCATCGAGGTGCCGGACCGGCAGCTGGCCTGCGCACCGGTCGATTCGTCGGAGGGACGGGCCTACCTGGCCGCGATGGCCGCCGCGGCGAACTACGCCCGGGCCAACCGGCAGCTGCTCACCGACGCGGCCCGCCGGGTCTTCACCCGGGTCGCCGGGACCGATCTGGATCTGGTGTACGACGTGTCGCACAATCTCGCCAAGATCGAGGAGCACGAGCTGGACGGCGGCGCCCGGCGGCTCTGCGTGCACCGCAAGGGCGCCACCCGGGCGTTGCCGCCGGGTCACCCGGACCTCCCCGCCGACCTGCTCGACGCGGGCCAGCCGGTGCTGATTCCCGGCTCGATGGGCACCTCGTCGTACGTGCTCACCGGCGTCGCCGGCAATCCGGCCTTCGCGTCCACCTGTCACGGCGCCGGCCGTACCCGCAGCCGGGGCGAGGCCAGCCGCGCCGTGCGGGGCCAGGACGTGCGGCGCGACCTGGCGGCGCGGGGCGTGGCCGTGCGCGGCGCGTCCTGGAAGGGGTTGGCCGAGGAGATGCCGGATGCGTACAAGGACGTGTCGGCAGTGGTGGAGGCGTCCCGGGGCGCGGGGCTGTGCCGGCTGGTCGCCCGGCTCACGCCGCTCGGCGTGGTCAAGGGCTGACCGCCCGTCCAGGGTGTGCACAGCGCGGGTCGCCGACCGCCGGCGCTCAGACGTCCAGGGTCACCGCGCACGACCAACCAGCGCCGTCCGGACCGACGCGCAGCGCGTGCAGCGACACCGCCTTCGGCACCGCGCCGACCAGTTCCACCGTGTCGGTGCTGGTCGATTGCCAGCGCGCCCGTAGGCCGCCGTCCTCGGTCGCCCGCACGTCGCAGTCCAGCGGCAGGGTGCCCTCGGTGTCCAGCCGGAAGATCACCTCGTCCAGCAGGCCGACAAGCATCTCGCCGTCGTCGCCGGGCGGCAGGTGGAACTCGGTGTCCGCCTGCGGCCGGGCGCCGCCGGTGTCGGCGAACGTCTCGACCAGCGCGGCGACCGCCTCGGCCAGGCATCCCTCCCGGTCCGGCGCCCACGCCTCGATCCGTACGTCGGCGGTGTGCGGCACGCTCCGGTGCCCCCGTTGCGTCGAGCGCTGCATGCCCCCGATCATGCCGGTCCGTGGCCCGGCGCCCGACCCACCGCCCGGATTCGCCTCCGGGACATCCCGGAACGGTCCCGGAGAGAGGGCCGCCCGGCTGGCCGCCGCGCCAATAAGAAGGGAGGCTACATGTAGTGACCCTTCTGGAGGTGGATCCGTGCCAACCCGACGACGACCCCGGCTCCGGGTGCTCATCGGCGTGCTCGCCGGCGTACTGGTGCTCTGCGGCGGCGGCGTCGCCGTGGCCACCTGGACGCTCGTCCGCGCCACCGACACCGTCGGCGAGGTGGACTTCGTCCGCCCGCTGGCCGTACC is part of the Micromonospora cremea genome and encodes:
- a CDS encoding MFS transporter, coding for MTRDRDAGLGTRFARLWAASTLSALGSGLATVAAPLFVASRTDDPLVVAAASAVAWLPWLLFALPGGVLVDRMDRRRLMIVIDLVRVVALAVLAAAIMTGTAGVVLLYAVLFVVNTGEIVFRAASQAMLPTVVPRHRLERANGWLGGGTTLMHGMLAGPLGGLLFVLAASSPFLVNAVTYALSAVLVALIGGDFRAAATDVSARRTRSIRGEIVEGLRWLAHQRLLRTMAVLIGLLNVTLTAALAVLVLLADERLRLGSVGYGLLFTCMACGGVLGALLGDRLIAWSGATWTIRIGLLIEAGLHLALAASRSTVVVGFALFAFGVHSALWNIVANSLRQRLTPPALQGRVASTTLFVAAGGNCVGALLGGLLAARFGITAPYWVGLVVAIGVSAATWRVFTRAAVARAYADPPPAVPEPARAG
- a CDS encoding lycopene cyclase family protein, with amino-acid sequence MWQRGVVTERAPLDVDLALLGGGGAASLLLAALDRHGVRDLRIAVVDPVRRRGQDRTWAFWGRPDSDLDPLLSASWRQVEVATPARRRVLDLAPLRYAMLRSGPVYDRAAEAERRLGATRIVAPAESVADDGTRVVVRTGAGPTVRAGWVLDSRPRPPARPGRTTWLQHFRGWWLEADRPVFDPARAVLMDFRTPQPSRGVSFGYVLPVSDRYALVEYTEFSPALLTDSGYDAALAGYRDLLGLDPVGLRVREVENGVIPMTDAPFPARPSPRVVRLGTAGGATRPSTGFTFSAMYRQADQVARALAAGRPPVPAPAYPRRHRWMDAVALRALDRGGVGGPDFFDRLFDRNPAERVLRFLDGVTTPAEEVAVMNSTRLLPMIAATAGDAADRVRDRLRPTRPAPAIPAAVVGVPPSGGAGDAVPDVAGSEPGVPPR
- a CDS encoding serine hydrolase domain-containing protein, with translation MGGDWDGLRAEVRRRIDELIAAGREGGVQVAAYLDGEAILEVHAGAADRTTGRPLTADTPVWSVSTGKALTATVVHVLAEHGELDYDLRIVEVWPEFARHGKEGVTLRHALTHTAGVPALPADVTPEDFTDWDRMCAMVADAEPIAPPGEVKAYHAWTFGWLVGEVVRRVTGRRVSQVLAEDVAGPLGVPGELYVGVPAAELGRLARVEDRNLSALFDYASANLPNFDRVAPPGVRPGAEIGSRADVLTADVPATGTMTARAAARMLAALIGEVDGVRLISPARLRTATTPAGPGREWVFGQETTWGLGYAVDSDGAFGAAGSGGSLAYAYPELGLTVAATKTLLGAGDGDPMEDLRVLIRDAVTAQR
- the rnhA gene encoding ribonuclease HI, coding for MVDAAAGRGVQIWTDGACSGNPGPGGWGALLRYGDHERELCGGEATPTTNNRMELMAAIQALESLTRPVTVELHTDSTYVRNGITSWLASWKRNGWLTAAKQPVKNADLWQRLEAACERHQVTWLWVKGHNGHPENERADALANKGMTEARAAALASR
- a CDS encoding preprotein translocase YidC; its protein translation is MGFRKRDGELPGDPQHSEDEAGQARLVQVEADTEVPAPEGTDVRPDIVTEDDNSGVAGGSSGSSGGGSNMPGHPDATR
- a CDS encoding MFS transporter — encoded protein: MVGIGAMWVLVPAFASAVGHPEQAGLLVTVWSVGSLAGGLLLARLGRPGSPAGAYLALVGTLAATSLALLLPRSVPQMAVALAVFGLALAPFLAVTDEILALSTPATRLAETYGWLQTAGQLGIAVGSSTSGAVNDHLGNTPAFLVVSGALALALVVALIRRRTLRLASAAPDGSAAKQPPVATVGRGFAGDDAG
- a CDS encoding MarR family winged helix-turn-helix transcriptional regulator, encoding MNLPEESSANLLGALALLAGSRMRASVNASIGASGALAEALVVLKDQPGVTAEWLGQVLGLTQPGAAHLVRRLREQGWVERRAGADARSRALHLTPEGASAAARILRARAEALTALLAPLTAEQRLQLADIARALLHDEVTDARSLAHLCRLCDRARCPQCPVHAGFQERSAD
- a CDS encoding pentapeptide repeat-containing protein, translated to MSPSPASPSGPTQLRADCGRCFGLCCVVPAFAASADFAVDKPAGQPCANLRPDHRCGIHTELRERGFPGCTVFDCFGAGQQVAQVTFGGRDWRAAPETLPEMAAAFTVLRPLHELLWYLTEALALRPPAELRVELERARAETAALTGGDPAQLRAVDVAAHRDRVNPLLSRAGDAARSRGGTAGPDRRGAQLLGADLRGVDLRRANLRGALLIGADLRGVDLSLADVTGADLRGADLRGADLRATLFLHQAQLDAARGDARTGLPATLTRPAHWTALTLTPVRRPARAAVPTRRGRRR
- a CDS encoding DUF5919 domain-containing protein; protein product: MPRWAGRGGRQRRAFVVGGALLGIAAVMLLAAWRSAGFLSDLLLNLGASVVLAAISYVIFDPLFEEARKARVQEHLSFDQQAFVARLHRAGRRVRILDTWTILLEQRHREETLGAVRAALANGSQVQLLLLDPDCTAAQQRSEELERQRVNVPRQIRTNLRHLAAFSDALEPRLRHRLQVRLYDASPSIQLYQWDGRALISFFPIGKLSFNVPQLEVDMDSPWGGFVHARFEELWEHEQATLDLERYWSVTVTLRHDDSDVVEVQVPYVTVDGQHYVDCHAFRLARPLTVRAVLPPRAPGAAPGVFALAEPADGDRTPAATVVRHFDQKYGPGNGERAIRRLAPQQPGGPRTPLRGGQ
- a CDS encoding SDR family oxidoreductase, with amino-acid sequence MPQRYENYPRIAVVTGADSGIGKACAVALAEAGFEIGITWYGDPDGAERTATEVRATGRRCEVAEVDLTRLPEAAAVVDELADRLGGIGVLVNNAGTGASAPFVDTGWEQWREVLAVDLDAPFLCAQRAARRMRATGAGGRIINITSVHEHAPRVGSAAYCAAKGGLGLLTQVMAQELAADGITVNAVAPGEIATPMTGQEDVDPFTLERPGVPVGRPGDAREVAAVVALLASPAASYVTGASWPVDGGMLLMGPQAAALTTDDWRSV
- a CDS encoding RtcB family protein gives rise to the protein MELVQESPYRFRIDREAPMQVPGVVFAVPELLPDVGADRSLDQVANVATLPGIVEASYAMPDVHWGYGFPIGGVAATDVAAGGVVSPGGVGFDISCGVRLLTAELDRAELPRVIDALMDGLDPAIPRGMGRGAVWQLADRAELDAVLRGGSRYAVEQGYGVPRDLARCEDGGAVTDADPAQVSERAVQRGQGQVGSLGSGNHFLEVQAVEEVYDEPVAAAFGLRQGQVCVMIHCGSRGLGHQICTDYVRVMERVMPRHGIEVPDRQLACAPVDSSEGRAYLAAMAAAANYARANRQLLTDAARRVFTRVAGTDLDLVYDVSHNLAKIEEHELDGGARRLCVHRKGATRALPPGHPDLPADLLDAGQPVLIPGSMGTSSYVLTGVAGNPAFASTCHGAGRTRSRGEASRAVRGQDVRRDLAARGVAVRGASWKGLAEEMPDAYKDVSAVVEASRGAGLCRLVARLTPLGVVKG
- a CDS encoding archease; the encoded protein is MQRSTQRGHRSVPHTADVRIEAWAPDREGCLAEAVAALVETFADTGGARPQADTEFHLPPGDDGEMLVGLLDEVIFRLDTEGTLPLDCDVRATEDGGLRARWQSTSTDTVELVGAVPKAVSLHALRVGPDGAGWSCAVTLDV